One genomic region from Quercus robur chromosome 4, dhQueRobu3.1, whole genome shotgun sequence encodes:
- the LOC126723318 gene encoding SNF2 domain-containing protein CLASSY 3-like: MDFYSCVARRTRSGTDLYFRTISKGGSSARRASSRGSDSRTNVEDRASGCGSASNSEVRKSGRKRKKVTFYEPDDEDDCLFVGEGESREEQGDSVLFGSQLRSEKAKKGRFGSSVDGLGGLFGENDMEDGDDDKVEVIVIDESDGSSSEDDFYGYENSGDEIRSEPDSAAAAFGDENVINVDGEPFEMKKGACENSGDEIRSKPYSAAAFGGENFINVDKEPFEMREAGYENSGDDIRSEPCSAAVFGGENVINVDGEPFEMKKSAYENAGDEIRYEPYLAAAFCGENFIIADKEPFEMKGGLFENPGGEIRSEPDSAKAAFGSENVINVDAVPFEKKEDAYENSGDDIRPEPDSAAAFGGEKVINVDEEPFDMKEAVESIDLTKDDENDDFDDFELVGRAGIGSRLWKSDPAGLGSFGLESPIVSKWIFGESSCVTPVEKKFESLRDKGKNVLEKDGGNDQDVSGVSPMPSKVGESGFESFDLTSPVVSKGKANGNNHEKKEFESLGNDKGKKAMESDGGNGQDVSGVSPMPSKVGESPLEVSESESSSENDSDIFSSSSSSDDDDSQDEDYKVNKVDYTTSEDGGLSFDDDDDELSDFVEENVADSRNEKEASVSKEDEKKSNQLEPPLKKRKFSSRENEAEVVTDNKDMGAPIVEEEKDKGVAMDECVEEREKELEVENQASTFYEKNEETGDEGAAMGECMEEVEKEVEAENEASPFCEKNEETGDDGATKEECSEKEVEAEIDASSICEKNVETRDDGFTDEVCGNKEEEEEIEADYEASSSCEKISETRNDGGTMEERGKKDEGVKERCREKEEEKEVETSSIGENNGETRDDGATKEMYWERKATKRVGVPFFSSRERKATRVGMPVFSGKESEKKQRLVTRSSVKRIKIPGEKSNLSGAGRPTAASRENIKKVYGSTATAASRESLKKVYGSTKTAKEVEDGDKRNDEFIVSREEKAQKTVHSSTKFSEEESKKQEWQDKDEEEEEGKGDKIGPEGRDFSCKRKGAGGLKDTNIFRLLLDSITEKGEAITDHLVPSDEDTTKEEDTTNRPKAADAQPLPLKFTFGVEEPEPLDKSESEKELDMLWAEMDFALKSLEIGSSVVEDEEMNEVENEANLETLCKHDLILDEQIGIKCRFCSFVKLEIRYVLPPMAKFASEGLGRKSSYSGENVSMFDGVQLQDLSSNPGASFNQTKGTIWDIIPNIKSSMYPHQQEGFEFIWKNLAGTTEVEKLKSSDPDNVGGCIISHAPGTGKTRLTIVFLRTYLEMFPKCRPVIIAPASLLLTWEEEFKKWNIGVPFHNLNSPEFSGKESAVIVKFLDRSRHQTQNKNDIRMVKLFSWCKDKSILGVSYSLYEKLAGEKFRKDDGTKKRSKVKRETETEDLRNFLLDLPGLLVLDEGHTPRNQRSSIWKVLCELQTKKRIILSGTPFQNNFLELYNTLCLVRPGFADTTPSNLKKLCQRRLMREKRVKGEVLDSTGNSTGSLADEEIKQFKALLAPFVHVHKGSILQKNLPGLRDCVVVLNPPDLQKRLLEGIQGTSNTFEFEHRLALASVHPSLFQCMSLTKKEESILDQDWLERQRLNPNEGVKTRFLMEFVRLCDTVDEKILVFSQFIDPLCLIMDQLSSLLNWCEGRELLYMHGKLDQKTRQFMINKFNDPNSEAKVLLASTKACSEGINLVGASRVVLLDVVWNPSVERQAISRAYRIGQKKVVYTYHLITRGTTECDKYCKQAEKDRLSELVFSSEMVISSTNKKNDKQKSPAVVSDDKVLDEMIRHDKLKDMFEKIIYQPKESDLVESFGSMVLP, translated from the exons ATGGATTTCTACAGTTGCGTTGCTAGAAGAACTCGTTCTGGGACAGACTTGTACTTCAGAACAATCTCTAAGGGTGGTTCCAGTGCAAGAAGAGCTTCATCAAGAGGGAGTGATTCTCGGACCAACGTGGAAGATAGAGCATCTGGGTGTGGATCAGCATCGAATTCAGAGGTAAGAAAGAGtggaaggaagagaaaaaaagttactttttaTGAACCCGATGATGAGGATGATTGTCTGTTTGTTGGTGAGGGAGAGAGTAGGGAGGAACAGGGGGACTCTGTTTTGTTTGGTTCTCAATTGAGGAGTGAGAAAGCCAAAAAAGGTAGATTTGGGTCTAGTGTAGATGGCCTAGGTGGATTGTTTGGAGAGAACGATATGGAGGATGGGGATGATGATAAAGTAGAGGTTATTGTTATAGATGAAAGTGATGGTAGTAGCAGTGAGGATGACTTTTATGGTTATGAGAATTCAGGAGATGAGATAAGGTCTGAGCCTGATTCGGCAGCGGCGGCCTTTGGTGATGAAAACGTTATCAATGTTGATGGGGAGCCATTTGAGATGAAAAAAGGAGCATGTGAGAATTCAGGAGATGAGATAAGGTCTAAGCCTTACTCGGCGGCGGCTTTTGGTGGTGAAAACTTTATCAACGTTGATAAGGAACCATTTGAGATGAGAGAAGCTGGTTATGAGAATTCAGGAGATGATATAAGGTCTGAGCCTTGTTCGGCGGCGGTTTTTGGTGGTGAAAACGTTATCAATGTTGATGGGGAACCATTTGAGATGAAAAAAAGTGCTTATGAGAATGCTGGTGATGAGATAAGGTATGAGCCTTATTTGGCAGCGGCTTTTTGTGGTGAAAACTTTATCATTGCTGATAAGGAACCATTTGAGATGAAAGGAGGTCTTTTCGAGAATCCAGGAGGTGAGATAAGGTCTGAGCCTGATTCAGCGAAGGCGGCTTTTGGCAGTGAAAACGTTATCAATGTTGATGCTGTACCatttgagaagaaagaagatGCGTATGAGAATTCAGGAGATGATATAAGGCCTGAACCTGATTCTGCGGCAGCTTTTGGTGGTGAAAAGGTTATCAATGTTGATGAGGAACCATTTGATATGAAAGAAGCTGTCGAAAGTATTGATCTTACCAAAGATGATGAGAATGATGACTTCGATGACTTTGAGTTAGTTGGAAGAGCTGGAATTGGTAGCAGGCTGTGGAAATCAGATCCTGCTGGATTGGGAAGCTTTGGTTTGGAGAGTCCGATAGTGTCCAAATGGATTTTTGGTGAAAGTAGTTGTGTGACTCCTGTTGAAAAGAAGTTTGAATCATTGCGTGATAAAGGGAAGAATGTGTTGGAAAAAGATGGTGGAAATGACCAAGATGTTTCAGGGGTGTCTCCAATGCCTTCAAAAGTTGGTGAGAGTGGTTTTGAAAGCTTTGATTTGACGAGTCCAGTAGTGTCCAAAGGTAAAGCTAATGGTAATAATCATGAAAAAAAGGAGTTTGAATCACTGGGGAATGATAAAGGGAAAAAGGCGATGGAGAGTGATGGTGGGAATGGCCAAGATGTTTCAGGAGTGTCTCCAATGCCTTCAAAAGTTGGGGAGAGTCCGTTGGAAGTCAGTGAGAGTGAGAGTAGTTCTGAAAATGATTCTGATATTTTTTCGTCTTCAAGTAGTAGCGATGATGATGATAGTCAAGATGAGGATTATAAGGTGAATAAGGTGGATTACACAACTAGTGAGGATGGGGGTTTGtcatttgatgatgatgatgatgaattaTCTGATTTCGTTGAAGAAAATGTTGCTGACAGTAGGAATGAGAAGGAAGCAAGTGTTAGTAAAGAGGATGAGAAGAAAAGCAATCAGCTTGAGCCTCCTTTGAAGAAACGTAAGTTTTCTAGTAGGGAGAATGAGGCAGAGGTTGTGACTGATAACAAAGACATGGGTGCTCCGATTGTAGAGGAGGAAAAAGATAAAGGTGTTGCAATGGACGAGTGCGTGGAGGAGAGGGAAAAGGAGCTCGAGGTAGAGAATCAAGCCAGCACATTCtatgaaaagaatgaagaaactGGAGATGAAGGTGCTGCAATGGGCGAGTGCATGGAGGAAGTGGAAAAGGAGGTTGAGGCAGAGAATGAAGCCAGCCCATTTTgtgaaaagaatgaagaaactGGTGATGATGGTGCCACAAAGGAAGAGTGCAGCGAGAAGGAGGTTGAGGCTGAGATTGATGCCAGCTCAATTTGTGAAAAGAATGTTGAAACTAGAGATGATGGCTTCACCGATGAAGTTTGTGGGAAcaaggaagaggaggaggagattGAGGCAGATTATGAAGCCAGCTCAAGTTGTGAAAAGATTTCTGAAACTAGAAATGATGGTGGCACAATGGAAGAGCGCGGAAAGAAAGATGAGGGtgtgaaggaaaggtgcagggagaaGGAAGAGGAAAAGGAGGTTGAGACCAGCTCAATTGGTGAAAATAATGGTGAAACTAGAGACGATGGTGCCACAAAGGAAATGTACTGGGAAAGGAAAGCTACTAAGAGGGTTGGTGTGCCTTTTTTCTCTAGTAGGGAAAGGAAAGCTACAAGGGTTGGTATGCCTGTTTTTTCTGGTAAGGAAAGTGAGAAGAAGCAGCGGTTAGTCACTCGGTCTTCAGTGAAGAGGATTAAAATTCCTGGTGAGAAAAGTAATTTGTCTGGTGCTGGCCGTCCCACAGCAGCATCTAGGGAGAACATTAAGAAAGTATATGGTTCAACGGCCACTGCAGCATCTAGGGAGAGCCTTAAGAAAGTTTATGGTTCAACTAAGACTGCTAAGGAGGTGGAGGATGGTGATAAAAGAAATGATGAATTCATTGTTAGCAGGGAGGAGAAGGCACAAAAGACTGTGCATTCTTCAACTAAATTCTCTGAAGAGGAGAGCAAGAAACAGGAATGGCAAGATaaagatgaagaggaagaggagggGAAGGGGGATAAAATAGGTCCAGAAGGTAGAGACTTTAGTTGTAAGAGAAAGGGAGCTGGTGGGCTGAAAGATACGAATATTTTCAGACTACTTCTTGATTCCATTACAGAAAAAGGAGAGGCTATTACAGATCATTTAGTGCCTTCTGACGAAGACACTACTAAAGAAGAAGATACTACTAATAGACCTAAAGCTGCAGATGCACAGCCACTTCCTCTGAAGTTTACTTTTGGTGTTGAAGAGCCTGAACCATTGGATAAATCAGAATCTGAAAAAGAGTTGGATATGTTGTGGGCTGAGATGGACTTTGCTCTCAAGTCCCTTGAAATTGGTTCCTCTGTG GTTGAGGATGAGGAAATGAATGAAGTAGAAAATGAAGCAAATTTGGAAACCCTTTGTAAGCATGACTTAATCCTGGATGAGCAGATTGGAATAAAATGCAGATTTTGTTCCTTCGTAAAGCTTGAGATTAGATATGTGTTGCCACCTATG GCAAAGTTTGCTTCTGAAGGATTGGGCAGGAAAAGTTCATATAGTGGGGAGAATGTATCAATGTTTGATGGGGTTCAACTTCAAGATTTGAGTAGTAATCCTGGGGCCTCATTCAACCAAACCAAAGGGACAATTTGGGACATCATCCCCAATATCAAAAGCAGCATGTATCCACACCAACAGGAAGGTTTTGAGTTCATATGGAAGAACTTGGCAGGAACCACTGAAGTTGAAAAGTTGAAGAGTTCTGATCCTGATAATGTTGGTGGTTGCATTATTTCACATGCCCCTGGAACCGGCAAAACCCGGCTAACCATTGTTTTCCTCCGAACGTATTTGGAAATGTTCCCAAAATGCCGGCCAGTAATAATTGCTCCGGCCAGCCTACTTCTCACTTGGGAGGAAGAGTTTAAAAAATGGAACATTGGAGTTCCATTTCACAACCTGAACAGCCCGGAGTTCTCAGGAAAGGAGAGTGCGGTTATTGTCAAATTTCTGGACAGAAGCAGGCACCAAACCCAAAACAAGAATGACATTCGCATGGTAAAATTGTTCTCATGGTGTAAGGATAAGAGCATACTAGGGGTTAGCTACAGTTTGTATGAAAAGCTTGCTGGAGAAAAATTCAGAAAGGATGATGGAACCAAGAAGAGAAGTAAGGTTAAGAGGGAAACAGAAACTGAAGATTTGAGGAACTTTCTGCTTGACTTGCCAGGCTTGTTAGTTCTTGATGAAGGTCACACACCTAGAAATCAAAGGAGTAGCATTTGGAAGGTTCTCTGTGAACTTCAAACCAAAAAGCGGATCATCCTCTCAGGGACTCCTTTCCAAAACAATTTCCTCGAGCTCTATAATACATTGTGCTTAGTAAGGCCAGGATTTGCAGACACAACCCCTTCAAACCTTAAAAAACTCTGCCAAAGGAGACtgatgagagaaaaaagagtCAAGGGAGAGGTACTGGATTCCACCGGCAATTCAACAGGCAGTCTTGCTGATGAGGAAATAAAGCAATTCAAAGCACTTTTGGCACCATTTGTTCATGTACACAAAGGTAGCATTCTTCAAAAGAATCTTCCTGGACTGAGAGATTGTGTGGTGGTTTTGAACCCGCCAGATTTGCAGAAGCGGCTGCTAGAGGGCATTCAAGGTACCTCAAAcacatttgaatttgaacatagGTTAGCGTTGGCCTCTGTCCACCCTTCTCTGTTTCAGTGCATGTCTTTAACCAAGAAAGAAGAATCCATCCTTGACCAGGATTGGTTGGAAAGGCAAAGGCTAAATCCTAATGAAGGCGTTAAAACCAGATTTTTAATGGAGTTTGTTCGACTGTGTGATACGGTTGATGAAAAAATTCTGGTGTTCAGCCAATTCATTGATCCATTATGTTTGATAATGGACCAACTAAGTTCACTTTTAAATTGGTGTGAAGGGAGGGAATTGCTGTATATGCATGGTAAACTAGATCAAAAGACTCGCCAATTCatgataaataaattcaatGATCCAAACAGTGAAGCAAAAGTATTGCTAGCTTCGACAAAGGCATGTTCTGAGGGTATCAATTTGGTAGGTGCTTCAAGGGTTGTTCTGCTTGATGTTGTTTGGAATCCGTCTGTAGAGAGGCAAGCAATAAGCAGGGCATATAGAATTGGCCAAAAGAAAGTGGTCTATACTTACCATCTCATCACACGGGGTACTACAGAATGTGACAAGTATTGCAAACAGGCTGAGAAAGATCGTCTATCTGAGTTGGTGTTTTCTTCTGAGATGGTGATTTCTTCTaccaacaagaaaaatgacaagcaaAAGAGTCCGGCTGTAGTTTCAGATGATAAAGTACTGGATGAGATGATACGGCATGACAAGCTCAAAGATATGTTTGAGAAGATCATCTACCAGCCAAAGGAGTCAGATTTAGTAGAAAGTTTTGGTTCTATGGTTCTTCCGTGA